One Undibacter mobilis genomic region harbors:
- the mutS gene encoding DNA mismatch repair protein MutS, producing the protein MSQPQTIGLSEPETPPDATPPEKLSPMLEQYIEIKTANPGSLLFYRMGDFYELFFEDAEVASRALGIVLTKRGKHQGQDIPMCGVPIHRSDEYLHRLIALGHRVAVCEQLEDPSEAKKRGSKSVVKRDVVRLVTPGTLTEDTLLDARRNNYLLAIARARLSSVGTETRFGLAWIDMSTGEFRITECDRIMLSAEIARLEPGEILISDSLNTDIELIPLWRELPAVTPLGRDVFDSATAERRLTSFFAVATSDGFGALTRLEITAAAAAVTYIERTQIGQRPPLSPPLREAVASTMAIDQATRGNLELMRTLSGERRGSLLDCIDRTVTSAGSRLLAQRLSAPLTDVNAIARRLDAVACFVDDVAARADTRSRLAAAPDLARALTRIALQRGGPRDLAAVRDGIAAAHELARALAAIKDAPDEIADALGHCRKVDFALADELGRALGDELPLIKRDGSFVREGYDAALDDNRALRDESRRVIAALQARYADETGVKALKIKHNNVLGYFVEVTALNADKMLQPPLNATFIHRQTLAGQVRFTSTELGELEAKIASAADRALGLELDIFERLCAAVIAQGNAIKQCAEALARLDVASSLAALAAERGFARPLVDDSLTFAIEAGRHPVVEQALSRDGTPFVANDSDLSPPTEAQAGRIWLITGPNMAGKSTFLRQNALIAILAQMGSFVPAKAAHIGVIDRLFSRVGAADDLARGRSTFMVEMVETAAILNQAGNRALVILDEIGRGTATFDGLSIAWATVEHLHDINTCRALFATHYHELTALSARLPRLHNVTMKVKEWKGDVVFLHEVVAGAADRSYGIQVAKLAGLPPSVIERAKVVLAKLEQEDRAAPKGFEDLPLFAANYQPPAPSSEPTHERLIAAVAAINPDEMSPREAMEALYNLKARLRETDKQ; encoded by the coding sequence ATGTCTCAGCCTCAGACCATCGGACTTTCGGAACCGGAAACGCCGCCCGACGCGACGCCGCCGGAAAAACTGTCGCCGATGCTGGAGCAATATATCGAGATCAAGACCGCCAACCCGGGCTCGCTGCTGTTCTACCGGATGGGCGATTTCTACGAGCTGTTCTTCGAGGATGCCGAAGTGGCGAGCCGCGCGCTCGGCATCGTGCTGACCAAGCGCGGCAAGCATCAGGGCCAGGACATCCCGATGTGCGGGGTGCCGATCCACCGCTCGGATGAATACCTGCACCGGCTCATCGCGCTCGGCCATCGCGTCGCGGTGTGCGAACAGCTCGAGGACCCGTCCGAGGCCAAAAAGCGCGGCTCCAAAAGCGTCGTGAAGCGCGACGTCGTCCGCCTCGTCACACCCGGCACGCTGACCGAAGACACCTTGCTCGATGCGCGGCGCAATAATTATCTGCTCGCCATCGCGCGGGCGCGGCTGTCGTCGGTCGGCACCGAGACACGCTTCGGCCTCGCCTGGATCGACATGTCGACCGGCGAATTCCGCATCACCGAATGCGACCGCATCATGCTCTCGGCGGAAATCGCGCGGCTGGAGCCGGGCGAAATTCTCATTTCGGATTCGCTCAATACCGATATCGAGCTTATTCCGCTGTGGCGCGAACTGCCGGCGGTAACGCCGCTCGGCCGCGACGTGTTCGACAGCGCGACCGCGGAGCGTCGTCTCACCTCATTCTTCGCGGTCGCGACCAGCGACGGTTTCGGCGCGCTGACCCGGCTCGAAATCACCGCCGCGGCCGCCGCCGTGACCTACATCGAGCGCACCCAGATCGGTCAACGGCCGCCCTTGTCGCCGCCCCTGCGCGAAGCCGTCGCCTCGACCATGGCGATCGACCAGGCGACGCGCGGCAATCTCGAACTGATGCGGACCTTGTCGGGAGAACGCCGCGGCTCGCTGCTCGATTGCATCGACCGCACCGTTACCTCGGCCGGCTCTCGCCTGCTGGCACAACGCCTATCGGCGCCGCTCACCGACGTGAATGCGATTGCCCGGCGGCTCGACGCGGTGGCCTGCTTCGTTGACGACGTTGCGGCGCGCGCCGATACCCGCTCGCGTCTGGCGGCCGCGCCCGATCTGGCTCGCGCGCTGACCCGCATCGCGCTGCAGCGTGGCGGTCCGCGCGATCTGGCCGCCGTCCGCGACGGCATCGCCGCCGCCCATGAACTGGCCCGCGCACTCGCCGCCATCAAGGACGCGCCGGACGAGATCGCCGATGCCCTCGGCCATTGCCGCAAGGTCGATTTTGCGCTCGCCGACGAGCTTGGCCGCGCACTCGGCGACGAACTGCCACTCATCAAGCGAGACGGCAGCTTCGTCCGCGAAGGTTACGACGCCGCGCTCGACGACAACCGCGCGCTGCGTGACGAGTCGCGCCGTGTCATCGCGGCATTGCAGGCGCGCTATGCCGACGAGACCGGGGTCAAGGCGCTCAAGATCAAGCACAACAACGTGCTCGGCTATTTCGTCGAGGTGACGGCGCTCAACGCCGACAAGATGCTGCAGCCGCCGCTGAACGCCACCTTCATTCATCGCCAGACCCTGGCGGGACAGGTGCGTTTCACATCCACGGAGCTGGGCGAACTGGAGGCCAAGATTGCCAGCGCCGCCGACCGCGCGCTTGGCCTCGAACTCGACATTTTCGAACGGCTCTGCGCCGCGGTGATCGCGCAAGGCAATGCCATCAAGCAATGCGCCGAAGCGCTGGCGCGCCTCGACGTCGCTTCAAGCCTGGCGGCGCTCGCCGCCGAGCGCGGCTTCGCGCGGCCGCTGGTCGATGACAGCCTCACTTTCGCGATCGAGGCCGGACGCCATCCGGTGGTCGAGCAGGCTCTGTCGCGGGACGGCACGCCCTTCGTCGCCAATGACAGCGATCTCTCGCCACCCACTGAGGCGCAAGCCGGCCGCATCTGGCTCATCACCGGCCCGAACATGGCCGGCAAATCGACCTTCCTGCGCCAGAACGCGCTGATCGCCATTCTGGCGCAAATGGGTTCGTTCGTGCCGGCGAAAGCCGCGCATATCGGCGTCATCGACCGGCTGTTCTCGCGCGTCGGCGCCGCCGACGATCTGGCGCGCGGCCGCTCGACCTTCATGGTCGAAATGGTCGAGACCGCCGCCATTCTCAATCAGGCCGGCAATCGCGCGCTGGTCATCCTCGACGAGATCGGCCGCGGCACCGCGACTTTCGACGGCCTCTCGATTGCCTGGGCCACTGTCGAACATCTGCATGACATCAACACCTGCCGTGCGCTGTTCGCGACGCATTATCACGAGCTGACCGCACTGTCGGCGCGCCTGCCCCGCCTGCACAACGTCACCATGAAGGTGAAGGAATGGAAGGGCGACGTCGTGTTTCTGCACGAAGTCGTCGCCGGGGCTGCCGACCGCTCATACGGCATTCAGGTGGCCAAGCTTGCCGGACTGCCGCCCAGCGTGATCGAGCGCGCCAAAGTGGTGTTGGCCAAGCTCGAACAGGAAGACCGCGCTGCGCCGAAAGGCTTCGAAGACCTGCCGCTGTTCGCGGCGAACTATCAGCCTCCGGCCCCGTCATCTGAACCAACGCATGAACGCCTGATCGCCGCCGTCGCTGCAATCAATCCCGATGAGATGTCGCCGCGCGAGGCGATGGAGGCTTTGTACAATCTGAAAGCCAGGCTGCGCGAGACGGATAAGCAATAA
- a CDS encoding OsmC family protein, translated as MDANELRAMQAPIKDKYKSDAASAMITLKAKGTLDDTSIACKVETGRALAVAGLHPATGGSGMELCSGDMLLEALVACAGVTVKAVATALEIALKSGKVSAEGDLDFRGTLGVAKDAPVGFAQIRLRFDLDTDAPQEKLDQLLKLTERYCVVYQTIKSGPSVDVKMARA; from the coding sequence ATGGACGCCAATGAACTGCGCGCCATGCAGGCGCCGATCAAAGACAAGTACAAGAGCGATGCCGCTTCGGCGATGATCACGCTGAAAGCCAAGGGCACGCTCGACGACACCAGCATCGCCTGCAAGGTGGAGACCGGCCGTGCGCTGGCGGTCGCCGGTCTGCATCCGGCAACCGGTGGCTCGGGCATGGAATTGTGCTCGGGCGACATGTTGCTGGAAGCGCTGGTCGCCTGCGCCGGCGTGACCGTGAAGGCGGTGGCAACCGCGCTCGAAATTGCGCTGAAGTCGGGCAAGGTTTCGGCCGAAGGTGATCTCGATTTCCGCGGCACGCTCGGCGTCGCCAAGGATGCGCCGGTCGGCTTTGCCCAGATCCGGCTGCGCTTCGATCTCGACACCGACGCGCCGCAGGAAAAACTCGACCAGCTTCTCAAGCTCACCGAACGCTATTGCGTGGTCTATCAGACCATCAAGAGCGGCCCGTCGGTGGATGTGAAGATGGCGCGAGCGTAG
- a CDS encoding alcohol dehydrogenase — MRMFQVCTCGQPLQLNEKPTPEPKGTEVLLKIKASGVCHSDLHIWDGYYELGGGKRMQLLERGIKLPLTMGHENVGEVVAVGPDAKGVKVGAVKLANPWIGCGECVVCRRGEENLCRTPKNLGVFSDGGYASHLIVPHPRHLFDIGNLTPVQAAPLACSGVTAFSALKKVSDTLKDEPVVIMGAGGLGLMAIALHKAMGGKSVVMVDIDPVKREAALKAGAVAAIDGRAPDAAKQIIDATNGGAWAVIDFVGSSDTVKLSIDGLVTKGGKIVIVGLFGGDITISTPFFPMRAMTIQGSYVGSLPDMKELLELVSRTGAPPVPIRERPLDEVQQALDDLKAGKVIGRVVLTTH, encoded by the coding sequence ATGCGTATGTTCCAGGTCTGCACCTGCGGGCAGCCCCTCCAACTCAATGAGAAGCCGACGCCGGAGCCCAAGGGCACCGAGGTCCTTCTGAAGATCAAGGCGTCCGGCGTTTGCCATAGCGATCTCCATATCTGGGACGGCTACTACGAACTCGGCGGCGGCAAGCGCATGCAGCTTCTCGAGCGCGGCATCAAGCTGCCGCTCACGATGGGGCACGAGAATGTCGGCGAGGTGGTCGCCGTCGGTCCCGACGCCAAAGGCGTCAAGGTCGGCGCGGTCAAGCTTGCCAATCCCTGGATTGGTTGCGGCGAATGCGTCGTCTGCCGGCGCGGCGAGGAAAACCTGTGCCGCACCCCGAAGAATCTCGGCGTGTTCTCCGACGGCGGCTATGCCAGCCATCTGATCGTGCCGCATCCGCGCCATCTGTTCGACATCGGCAATCTCACCCCGGTGCAGGCCGCTCCGCTTGCTTGCTCGGGCGTCACTGCCTTCAGCGCGTTGAAGAAGGTGAGTGACACGCTCAAGGACGAGCCGGTGGTCATCATGGGCGCCGGCGGCCTCGGCCTGATGGCGATTGCCCTGCACAAGGCGATGGGCGGCAAGAGCGTCGTCATGGTCGATATCGATCCGGTCAAGCGCGAAGCCGCGCTCAAGGCCGGCGCGGTGGCGGCGATTGACGGCCGCGCCCCGGACGCCGCGAAGCAGATCATCGACGCCACCAACGGCGGCGCCTGGGCGGTCATCGACTTCGTCGGTTCGTCCGACACCGTGAAGCTCTCGATCGACGGGCTCGTCACCAAAGGCGGCAAGATCGTCATCGTCGGCCTGTTCGGCGGCGACATTACGATCTCGACGCCGTTCTTCCCGATGCGCGCCATGACCATTCAGGGCTCCTATGTCGGCTCCCTGCCGGACATGAAGGAATTGCTCGAACTCGTCAGCCGTACCGGCGCGCCGCCGGTTCCGATCCGCGAGCGCCCGCTCGATGAAGTTCAGCAAGCGCTCGACGATCTCAAGGCGGGCAAGGTCATCGGCCGCGTCGTGCTGACCACTCACTAA
- a CDS encoding ABC transporter ATP-binding protein has product MLQLEGVGKTYPNGAHALEGVSFAVSPGEIVAIVGGSGCGKSTMLRAIAGLDTPSRGRVVLDGATVTAPHEKIGIVFQEPRLLPWLSVADNIGFGLEHLPKAERVARIGEALRRVGLAEKARAWPRELSGGQAQRVAIARALVPRPEVLLLDEPFSALDAFTRADLQEHLLDLWADLKPTLILVTHDVEEAVVLADRIYVMKPRPGRLFEEIVTGLPRPRDRQSVRFESVKKQVLAALDRSLARNSREKEEEAPAGAGLWW; this is encoded by the coding sequence ATGTTGCAGCTCGAAGGCGTCGGCAAAACCTATCCGAACGGCGCGCATGCGCTTGAAGGCGTCAGCTTCGCCGTCTCGCCCGGCGAGATCGTCGCCATTGTCGGGGGCTCCGGTTGCGGCAAGTCGACCATGCTGCGCGCCATTGCCGGCCTCGATACGCCGAGCCGCGGCCGCGTCGTGCTCGACGGCGCCACCGTCACCGCGCCGCACGAAAAGATCGGCATCGTTTTCCAGGAGCCGCGGCTGCTGCCGTGGCTCAGCGTCGCCGACAATATCGGCTTCGGCCTTGAACACCTGCCGAAGGCCGAGCGTGTCGCGCGCATCGGCGAGGCGCTGCGGCGCGTCGGCCTGGCCGAGAAGGCGCGGGCGTGGCCGCGCGAACTCTCCGGCGGCCAGGCGCAGCGCGTCGCCATCGCTCGGGCCCTGGTGCCGCGTCCCGAAGTGCTGCTGCTCGATGAGCCGTTCTCGGCGCTCGATGCCTTCACCCGCGCCGATCTGCAGGAACATCTGCTTGACCTCTGGGCCGACCTGAAGCCGACGCTGATCCTGGTCACGCATGACGTCGAGGAAGCCGTCGTGCTGGCCGACCGCATCTATGTAATGAAGCCGCGCCCGGGGCGGCTGTTCGAGGAGATCGTTACCGGTCTGCCGCGGCCGCGCGATCGCCAGTCGGTCCGCTTCGAGAGCGTGAAAAAACAGGTCCTGGCGGCGCTGGATCGTTCGCTGGCGCGGAACAGCCGTGAAAAAGAGGAAGAGGCGCCCGCCGGCGCCGGTCTATGGTGGTGA
- a CDS encoding ABC transporter permease, giving the protein MSIAADDIETAPAPRASWTRYGKPVLGLFVPVVLAVGWELAVRFGLSNGRLVPPPSVIYATFMELAKTGELQRHAAATMARVAAGFGLGVAAGTVLGAITGYSSLTRRLLDPTLQALRAIPSIAWVPLFILWLGIFEASKITLIAVGVFFPVYLGVMGAVISVDRKVVEVGRAFRLNGFQMVRRILLPAVLPSYVVALRSGLGLGWMFVVAAEFMGASEGLGFLLVDGQQLGKPAQIVAAIVAFAVLGKITDWLIVGATAPLLRWEDRARHTEA; this is encoded by the coding sequence ATGAGTATCGCAGCCGATGACATCGAGACGGCCCCGGCGCCACGCGCGTCGTGGACCCGTTATGGCAAGCCGGTCCTGGGGCTGTTCGTCCCGGTCGTGCTGGCGGTCGGCTGGGAACTGGCGGTGCGCTTCGGCCTGTCCAATGGCCGCCTGGTGCCGCCGCCGTCGGTCATCTATGCGACCTTCATGGAGCTCGCCAAAACCGGCGAATTGCAGCGCCATGCCGCGGCCACGATGGCCCGCGTCGCTGCCGGCTTCGGCCTCGGCGTCGCCGCCGGCACCGTGCTCGGCGCCATCACCGGTTATTCGTCGCTGACGCGGCGGCTTCTCGACCCCACGCTGCAGGCGCTGCGCGCCATTCCCTCGATCGCCTGGGTGCCGCTGTTCATTCTGTGGCTCGGCATTTTCGAGGCTTCCAAGATCACGCTGATCGCGGTCGGCGTGTTCTTCCCGGTTTATCTCGGCGTCATGGGCGCGGTGATCTCGGTCGACCGCAAGGTGGTCGAGGTCGGCCGTGCCTTCCGCCTCAACGGCTTCCAGATGGTCCGCCGCATTCTGCTGCCCGCGGTGCTGCCGTCTTATGTGGTGGCGTTGCGCTCGGGCCTCGGCCTCGGCTGGATGTTCGTCGTCGCCGCCGAATTCATGGGCGCGTCGGAAGGCCTCGGCTTCCTGCTGGTCGATGGCCAGCAGCTCGGCAAGCCGGCGCAGATCGTTGCTGCCATTGTCGCCTTCGCCGTGCTCGGCAAGATAACCGACTGGCTGATCGTCGGCGCCACCGCGCCGCTGCTGCGCTGGGAAGACCGCGCCCGGCACACGGAGGCTTGA
- a CDS encoding aliphatic sulfonate ABC transporter substrate-binding protein — translation MVSFSRRLLIALGLVAGLVPATVAQAADKPKELRIDWATYNPVSILLKNKGLLEKEFAKDGIAIRWVQSAGSNKALEFLNAGSIDFGSTAGSAALVAKINGNPIKSIYVYSRPEWTALVTGKDSKIAKIEDLKGKRVAVTRGTDPHIFLVRALLGAGLTDKDITPVLLQHADGKTALIRGDVDAWAGLDPMMAQAEVEDGAKLFYRNAAANTWGILNVREDFAKDHPDLVKRVLAVYEEARKYALSHYDEVKADFIAVTKLPGAVVDKQLKERTELTHSKIGAPQRESILEAGLALQKAGVIKADVDVKKTVDDLIDGQYLASGTN, via the coding sequence ATGGTTTCGTTTTCAAGGCGTTTACTGATTGCGCTCGGCCTGGTCGCGGGTCTTGTCCCGGCGACCGTTGCTCAGGCGGCTGACAAGCCGAAGGAATTGCGCATCGACTGGGCGACCTACAACCCGGTTTCGATCCTGCTCAAGAACAAAGGCCTGCTCGAAAAGGAATTCGCCAAGGACGGCATCGCGATCCGCTGGGTGCAGTCGGCCGGCTCGAACAAGGCTCTCGAATTCCTCAATGCCGGCTCGATCGACTTCGGTTCGACCGCCGGCTCGGCGGCGCTGGTTGCCAAGATCAACGGCAACCCGATCAAGTCGATCTATGTCTATTCGCGTCCGGAATGGACCGCGCTGGTCACCGGCAAGGACAGCAAGATCGCGAAGATCGAAGACCTCAAGGGCAAGCGCGTCGCGGTGACGCGCGGCACCGATCCGCATATCTTCCTTGTCCGCGCGCTGCTGGGCGCGGGTTTGACCGACAAGGACATCACGCCGGTACTGTTGCAGCACGCCGACGGCAAGACTGCGCTGATCCGCGGCGACGTCGATGCCTGGGCCGGTCTCGATCCGATGATGGCGCAGGCCGAAGTCGAGGACGGCGCCAAGCTGTTCTACCGCAACGCTGCCGCCAACACCTGGGGCATCCTCAATGTTCGTGAGGACTTCGCCAAGGATCACCCAGATCTCGTCAAGCGCGTGCTCGCGGTCTACGAGGAAGCGCGCAAATATGCGCTGTCGCACTACGACGAAGTGAAGGCCGATTTCATCGCCGTCACCAAACTGCCCGGCGCGGTCGTCGACAAGCAGCTCAAGGAGCGCACCGAGCTTACTCATTCGAAGATCGGCGCGCCGCAGCGCGAGTCGATTCTCGAGGCGGGCCTGGCATTGCAAAAGGCCGGCGTCATCAAGGCCGACGTGGACGTCAAGAAGACCGTCGATGATCTAATCGACGGCCAGTATCTCGCGTCCGGTACGAACTAA
- a CDS encoding [protein-PII] uridylyltransferase, protein MASLALDRDSTTKPAVSSNRNGDLIDTRAIIADLEKLAAAKRGNDIELRAAVAQRLKAALNEGRDKAERLLLQDRQGRLCAERICRMEDEIIGILFDFVRKHLYPSENPSETEHMAIVATGGYGRGFQAPNSDIDLLFLLPYKQTAWGEQVAETILYALWDTGLKVGHATRSIDECIRQAKADMTIRTALLESRFLLGDRKLFDELVTRFDTDVVRNTAAQFVAAKLTEREERHRRSGQSRYLVEPNVKDGKGGLRDLHTLFWIAKYVYRVREPEELVKRDVFDKHEYALFRRCEDFLLAVRCHLHFLTGRAEERLSFDVQREIAVRLGYTEHPGMQDVERFMKHYFLVAKDVGDLTAILSAELEDSHAKGAPVLSRVMSKLRPVKRKQLGDSKDFIAENNRILCANANVFKRDPVNLIRIFHLAQKHNLALHPDAMRAMTRSLQLIDAKLRDSEEANRLFLDILTSKRDPETVLRRMNEAGVLGRFVPAFGKVVAMMQFNMYHHYTVDEHLLRCIGVLSEMEEGAASDAPLANELIHKIKPASRTLLYVAMFLHDIAKGRPEDHSIAGARVARRLCPRLGLSAADTETVAWLIEQHLVMSTVAQSRDLSDRKTIENFAAVVQSVERLKLLTILTIADIKAVGPGVWNGWKAQLVRTLYFETEPVLTGGFSEVNRAQRVAAAHAEFRHAMQDRQWPTEKVEAHIARLYPAYWLKVDLGHKIEHADLLRSVEGSGKSLATSIRFDTARAVTELTVLAPDHPWLLSIIAGACAMAGGNIVDAQIFTTTDGQALDTISLSREFERDDDEQRRADRIASSIEKALRGELRLPDVVSRRAPPKGRIKAFSLEPGVDINNQWSHRYTMVEVAGLDRPGLLYELTATLSKLNLNIASAHVATFGERAVDVFYVTDLMGAQITSPTRQAAVKRALIALFSRPDARPGKGAA, encoded by the coding sequence ATGGCCTCCCTTGCCCTCGATCGCGATTCGACGACCAAGCCTGCGGTTTCGTCCAACCGAAACGGCGACCTGATCGATACCCGCGCCATCATCGCCGATCTGGAAAAGCTGGCCGCCGCCAAGCGCGGCAACGACATCGAACTGCGCGCCGCCGTCGCACAGCGACTCAAGGCCGCGCTCAACGAAGGCAGAGACAAGGCCGAGCGGTTGCTGCTGCAGGACCGTCAAGGACGGCTCTGCGCCGAGCGCATCTGTCGGATGGAAGACGAGATCATCGGCATCCTCTTCGATTTCGTCCGCAAGCATTTGTATCCGTCGGAAAATCCGTCCGAGACCGAGCACATGGCAATCGTCGCCACCGGTGGCTACGGCCGGGGCTTCCAGGCGCCGAACTCGGACATCGATCTGTTGTTTCTGTTGCCCTACAAGCAGACCGCCTGGGGCGAGCAGGTCGCCGAGACGATTCTCTATGCCCTGTGGGACACCGGGCTGAAGGTCGGCCATGCCACGCGGTCGATCGACGAGTGCATCCGCCAGGCCAAGGCGGACATGACCATCCGCACGGCGTTGCTCGAGTCGCGCTTCCTGCTCGGCGACCGCAAATTGTTCGACGAACTGGTGACACGCTTCGACACCGACGTGGTGCGCAACACCGCGGCGCAATTCGTTGCCGCCAAGCTTACCGAACGCGAGGAGCGCCACCGCCGCAGCGGCCAGTCGCGTTATCTGGTCGAACCGAACGTCAAGGACGGTAAAGGCGGCCTGCGCGATCTGCATACGCTGTTCTGGATCGCGAAATACGTCTACCGCGTGCGCGAGCCGGAAGAACTGGTGAAGCGCGACGTGTTCGACAAGCACGAATACGCGCTGTTCCGCCGCTGCGAAGATTTCCTGCTGGCGGTGCGCTGCCACCTGCATTTCCTGACCGGCCGCGCCGAGGAGCGCCTGTCGTTCGACGTGCAGCGCGAGATCGCCGTCCGGCTCGGCTACACCGAACATCCCGGCATGCAGGACGTCGAGCGCTTCATGAAGCACTACTTCCTGGTCGCCAAGGATGTCGGCGACCTGACGGCGATCCTGTCGGCGGAGCTCGAAGACAGCCACGCCAAGGGCGCGCCGGTGCTGAGCCGGGTGATGTCGAAGTTGCGCCCGGTCAAGCGCAAGCAGCTCGGCGACTCGAAAGATTTCATCGCCGAAAACAATCGCATCCTTTGCGCCAATGCCAATGTTTTCAAGCGCGACCCGGTCAACCTGATCCGCATCTTTCATCTGGCGCAGAAGCACAATCTTGCACTGCATCCCGATGCGATGCGCGCCATGACGCGCTCGCTGCAATTGATCGACGCCAAACTGCGCGACAGTGAAGAAGCCAACCGGCTGTTCCTCGACATCCTGACGTCGAAACGCGATCCCGAGACCGTACTGCGCCGCATGAACGAGGCCGGCGTGCTCGGCCGTTTCGTTCCCGCCTTCGGCAAGGTGGTGGCGATGATGCAGTTCAACATGTATCACCACTATACGGTGGACGAGCATCTGTTGCGCTGCATCGGCGTCCTTTCCGAAATGGAAGAAGGCGCGGCCAGTGACGCGCCGCTCGCCAACGAACTGATCCACAAGATCAAGCCGGCGAGCCGCACGCTGCTCTATGTGGCGATGTTCCTGCACGACATCGCCAAAGGCCGGCCGGAGGATCATTCGATTGCCGGTGCCCGCGTTGCCCGGCGGCTGTGCCCGCGCCTCGGCCTGTCGGCGGCGGACACCGAGACCGTGGCCTGGCTGATCGAACAGCATCTGGTGATGTCGACCGTCGCGCAGTCGCGCGACCTGTCGGACCGCAAGACCATCGAGAATTTCGCCGCGGTGGTGCAGTCTGTCGAGCGCCTCAAGCTTCTGACCATTCTCACCATCGCCGACATCAAGGCGGTCGGTCCCGGCGTGTGGAACGGCTGGAAGGCGCAGCTTGTGCGCACGCTCTATTTCGAGACCGAACCGGTGCTGACCGGCGGCTTCTCCGAGGTCAACCGCGCCCAGCGCGTTGCGGCGGCGCATGCCGAATTCCGCCACGCTATGCAGGACAGGCAGTGGCCGACGGAAAAGGTCGAGGCACACATCGCCCGTCTCTACCCGGCCTATTGGCTCAAGGTCGATCTCGGTCACAAGATCGAGCACGCCGATCTGCTGCGCAGCGTGGAAGGCTCCGGCAAGAGTCTCGCTACGTCGATCCGCTTCGACACGGCCCGCGCGGTCACCGAACTGACCGTGCTGGCGCCCGACCATCCCTGGCTGCTGTCGATCATTGCCGGCGCCTGCGCCATGGCCGGCGGCAACATCGTCGATGCGCAGATCTTCACCACCACCGACGGCCAGGCGCTCGACACCATTTCGCTGTCGCGCGAGTTCGAGCGCGACGACGACGAGCAGCGCCGCGCCGATCGCATCGCCTCGTCGATCGAGAAGGCCCTGCGCGGCGAGCTGCGCCTGCCCGATGTCGTTTCCCGGCGCGCGCCGCCGAAAGGCCGCATCAAGGCGTTTTCGCTTGAGCCGGGCGTGGACATCAACAACCAGTGGTCCCACCGCTATACGATGGTCGAGGTCGCCGGCCTCGACCGGCCGGGTCTGCTGTATGAATTGACCGCGACCTTGTCGAAGCTCAATCTCAACATCGCATCGGCGCATGTTGCAACCTTCGGCGAACGCGCGGTGGACGTGTTCTATGTGACCGACCTGATGGGTGCGCAGATCACCTCGCCGACCCGTCAGGCCGCCGTCAAACGCGCGCTGATCGCGCTGTTTTCCCGGCCCGACGCCAGACCGGGCAAAGGCGCGGCGTGA
- a CDS encoding DUF3108 domain-containing protein, whose product MLRRPAICTAGLTIAALLAALPGVKAASPPPEVRVVIQYAISMIGVPVGRITWAIDLGANDYKTTASGKASRAVSILVNGEGRVAVQGVFEADRAAPSFFSSNVVDDGETTGLQMTFESGNVKALRIDDPPDNAIRIPVTDEHKRNVTDPLSAMLIPATAETPPLSPIQCNRNLSIFDGQRRYDLVLTYKRMDKLKLNRGYNGPALVCAVVLHPIAGYRPDSMLVKYVGGRPGLEIWFMPIEGTPVILPGLLKMPTGVGTLEIEGERLERTAVKPAAPAAAAPGK is encoded by the coding sequence ATGCTCCGTCGTCCGGCCATTTGCACTGCGGGCCTGACCATCGCCGCCCTGCTCGCGGCGCTGCCGGGCGTGAAGGCCGCGTCGCCGCCGCCGGAAGTGCGCGTCGTCATCCAGTATGCGATTTCGATGATCGGCGTTCCGGTCGGCCGGATCACCTGGGCCATCGACCTCGGCGCGAATGATTACAAGACGACCGCGAGCGGCAAAGCCAGTCGCGCCGTGAGCATTCTGGTCAATGGCGAGGGCCGCGTCGCTGTCCAGGGCGTCTTCGAGGCCGACCGCGCTGCGCCGAGCTTCTTCTCCTCGAATGTGGTCGACGACGGCGAAACAACCGGGCTGCAAATGACGTTCGAGAGCGGCAACGTCAAAGCGCTGCGCATCGACGATCCGCCGGACAACGCCATTCGGATTCCGGTAACCGACGAGCACAAGCGCAACGTCACCGATCCGCTCAGCGCCATGTTGATCCCGGCGACGGCGGAAACGCCGCCGCTGTCGCCGATCCAGTGCAATCGCAATCTGTCGATCTTCGACGGGCAGCGCCGCTACGATCTCGTCCTCACCTACAAGCGCATGGACAAGCTCAAGCTCAACCGCGGCTATAACGGGCCGGCCCTGGTCTGCGCCGTTGTGCTGCATCCGATCGCCGGCTACCGGCCGGACAGCATGCTGGTGAAATATGTCGGCGGCCGGCCGGGGCTGGAAATCTGGTTCATGCCGATCGAGGGCACGCCGGTTATCCTGCCCGGGCTGCTGAAAATGCCGACTGGTGTCGGCACGCTGGAAATCGAAGGCGAGCGGCTGGAGCGGACCGCCGTGAAGCCCGCGGCGCCGGCGGCAGCCGCGCCGGGCAAATAG